In Candidatus Bathyarchaeota archaeon, the following proteins share a genomic window:
- a CDS encoding MFS transporter, translating into MSDNKQFTEDVSPKGIYVAIFLLGMVSLLGDVVYEGSRGLVPDYLAFLGASAFIIVFIGRFGEFLGYALRLVSGVLADISKTYWAFIFLGYGLIVAIPLLGFTNIWWIAIILVLLERVGKAVRAPARDAVLSVVSRGVGAGKAFGIHELLDQVGAVLGPLIVAALMFYSGNNYSQTFGFLLAPFIMLIAFLTFTYRKIGLIQPAVIGEAKGKGKLGKAFYIYTSAVVLNTVGLIPYELILLKASGILQPVNMQWVIPLLYMLIQGIDAPAAFLAGYSYDKYKIKVLVLPFILSVLPTLFALANAELAFLVAAAAFFGLVLGMQESIYRAAVSEFAPISIRGTAYGIFNTAYGVGMLASGVIYGLLAALTPPYTVVVLYVLATQAAAVFLLLKAHSLATSELERVKN; encoded by the coding sequence GTGTCAGACAACAAGCAATTTACTGAGGACGTTAGTCCTAAGGGAATTTATGTGGCTATTTTCCTCCTTGGAATGGTTAGCCTTTTAGGAGACGTTGTTTATGAGGGTTCACGGGGACTTGTGCCGGACTATCTAGCTTTTCTTGGCGCTTCAGCTTTCATCATAGTTTTCATTGGTCGTTTCGGAGAGTTCTTAGGCTATGCTTTGAGACTTGTAAGCGGTGTGCTTGCCGACATCTCCAAGACCTACTGGGCTTTCATATTTTTGGGCTATGGACTTATAGTGGCGATTCCGCTTTTGGGATTTACAAACATATGGTGGATAGCCATAATTCTTGTTTTACTTGAACGTGTCGGAAAGGCGGTTAGGGCTCCTGCCAGAGACGCAGTATTATCCGTTGTCAGCAGAGGCGTTGGAGCTGGAAAAGCCTTCGGGATTCATGAACTTCTCGATCAAGTAGGAGCTGTTTTAGGCCCTTTAATTGTTGCGGCTTTAATGTTTTACAGTGGAAACAATTACAGTCAAACATTTGGTTTTCTGCTCGCTCCATTCATCATGCTTATAGCTTTTCTAACATTCACCTATCGGAAAATAGGTTTGATTCAACCGGCTGTCATTGGGGAAGCGAAAGGAAAAGGTAAACTTGGAAAAGCCTTCTACATTTACACTTCAGCTGTCGTTTTAAACACTGTTGGCCTTATTCCATATGAGCTTATACTCCTTAAGGCTTCGGGAATCCTTCAACCAGTGAACATGCAGTGGGTGATCCCTCTACTGTACATGTTAATACAAGGAATAGATGCGCCTGCAGCTTTTTTGGCTGGGTATTCCTATGACAAGTACAAAATCAAAGTTTTAGTTTTGCCTTTTATCCTTTCAGTGCTCCCCACATTGTTCGCGCTGGCGAACGCTGAACTAGCCTTCTTAGTTGCTGCTGCAGCGTTTTTCGGTTTAGTTTTGGGCATGCAAGAGTCCATTTACCGCGCTGCCGTCTCAGAATTTGCTCCTATCAGCATTCGGGGTACAGCTTATGGCATTTTCAACACGGCCTACGGGGTTGGCATGCTGGCAAGCGGAGTCATTTATGGTCTATTGGCCGCCTTAACCCCGCCTTATACAGTTGTGGTTCTTTATGTTTTGGCTACACAGGCCGCCGCAGTATTTCTTCTTCTTAAAGCCCATTCGCTGGCGACCTCTGAATTAGAAAGGGTTAAAAACTAA
- the mtnA gene encoding S-methyl-5-thioribose-1-phosphate isomerase: MRTIEWHENGTVVTIDQLKLPCETEFLTFQTCDDVVEAIKTMKIRGAPLIGVAAAYALALTAYHSKADDKAVLIRELEVAAEKLRRTRPTGVNLFWAVDRILSKAYAFNGGASGLAAMVVEEAKRMADEDVKANRAMGKHGAKLLENGDVVLTHCNAGALATVDYGTALGVVRAAVEQGKKISVIATETRPKLQGARLTAYELKRDGIPVTLISDTMVGYVMYKRMVNKVIVGADRIVRDAVVNKIGTYQIAVLAKEHGIPFYVAAPKSTFDLTRTSAEVAIEERSPEEVLYIGKKRIAPEGVAVFNPAFDITPLKYVTAVICEDGILYKEDLSSLSRTAERR; this comes from the coding sequence ATGCGAACAATAGAATGGCATGAAAACGGGACAGTGGTAACCATAGATCAGTTGAAGCTTCCTTGTGAAACAGAGTTTCTGACTTTTCAAACGTGCGACGATGTAGTGGAAGCCATAAAAACCATGAAAATTAGGGGTGCGCCACTGATCGGGGTGGCTGCCGCCTATGCTTTGGCGTTAACAGCTTACCATTCAAAAGCTGATGATAAAGCGGTTTTGATCCGCGAGTTGGAGGTAGCGGCTGAAAAACTGCGGAGGACTAGGCCTACTGGGGTTAATCTTTTTTGGGCTGTTGATCGGATACTTAGCAAAGCTTACGCATTTAATGGAGGGGCCAGCGGATTAGCTGCAATGGTTGTTGAAGAAGCGAAAAGGATGGCCGACGAGGATGTCAAGGCAAACCGAGCGATGGGCAAACATGGAGCCAAACTTTTAGAGAATGGAGATGTTGTTTTAACCCACTGTAATGCTGGAGCCTTAGCCACAGTTGATTATGGAACAGCCCTTGGTGTTGTCAGGGCTGCTGTGGAGCAGGGCAAAAAGATAAGCGTTATAGCCACCGAGACCAGACCGAAACTTCAAGGCGCCCGCCTAACAGCCTACGAGCTTAAACGGGACGGTATACCCGTTACGTTGATAAGTGACACCATGGTCGGCTACGTGATGTATAAGCGTATGGTAAACAAGGTCATCGTGGGCGCCGACAGGATAGTGCGGGACGCCGTAGTGAACAAGATAGGAACATATCAAATAGCGGTCCTAGCGAAAGAACATGGCATACCATTTTACGTGGCAGCTCCAAAATCCACATTTGACCTAACACGAACCTCAGCGGAAGTAGCCATAGAGGAGAGGAGCCCAGAAGAAGTCTTATACATCGGCAAAAAGAGAATAGCGCCTGAAGGGGTAGCTGTTTTTAATCCGGCTTTTGACATAACGCCTTTAAAATATGTTACGGCAGTGATCTGTGAAGATGGCATTTTATATAAGGAGGACCTTTCAAGTTTAAGCAGAACGGCGGAAAGAAGATGA
- a CDS encoding trypsin-like peptidase domain-containing protein produces MFYQVFPIKGMGSGTIIDGEGHIITNNHVVQGAERIAVTLWNGEVLNGKLLGTCAIHDVAVVKVDKKGLVYAELGDSDKLRIGQRVYAIGNPFGLAGGPTVTSGVISALNRTIESKNELLENLVQTDAAINPGNSGGPLVDIEGKVVAINTAIIPFAHGIGFAIPINSAKKCAYDIIAKGTHVRPWLGIIGLSLSREISSYYGIPLAEGVLVTRVVEGSPAYEAGIEEGDIILAMNDVPITRIEKLLSEIHKREAGEKVNLVIYRNGLKYSVEVILAKAP; encoded by the coding sequence ATGTTTTATCAGGTTTTCCCAATCAAGGGCATGGGTTCAGGCACAATAATCGATGGGGAAGGCCATATAATAACCAACAACCATGTGGTTCAAGGCGCGGAGCGTATCGCCGTAACCCTCTGGAACGGCGAGGTATTGAACGGTAAGCTTCTGGGCACGTGTGCAATCCATGATGTAGCAGTCGTTAAAGTTGACAAAAAGGGGCTTGTTTACGCGGAGCTTGGAGACTCTGACAAGCTTAGGATAGGCCAACGCGTATACGCTATAGGTAATCCGTTCGGCTTGGCCGGCGGCCCCACGGTGACTTCAGGCGTTATAAGCGCGTTAAACCGTACGATAGAGTCAAAGAATGAGCTTTTAGAGAACCTTGTTCAAACGGATGCCGCCATAAATCCCGGAAACAGCGGTGGTCCGCTGGTGGACATTGAGGGCAAGGTGGTTGCCATAAACACGGCAATCATTCCATTCGCCCACGGAATAGGGTTCGCCATTCCAATAAACTCAGCGAAAAAGTGCGCCTACGACATAATCGCGAAGGGAACCCACGTTAGACCATGGCTTGGAATAATAGGCTTAAGCCTCTCAAGGGAGATCTCCAGCTACTATGGGATACCGTTGGCAGAAGGCGTGCTCGTAACAAGAGTTGTGGAGGGAAGCCCAGCTTATGAAGCTGGAATAGAGGAGGGCGACATCATATTAGCAATGAACGATGTGCCCATCACACGGATTGAAAAGCTGCTAAGCGAAATTCACAAGCGGGAAGCGGGAGAAAAAGTTAATTTAGTGATCTATCGCAATGGGTTAAAGTACTCTGTCGAAGTGATTTTGGCTAAGGCACCGTAA
- a CDS encoding helix-turn-helix domain-containing protein has product MSTHAEELKLRLMTIELLRTAKYKRNITYRELSAKTGLPVTVLSRYAKGHVLPNTARAKQLWKVLSKFVGLENEIRSRIKFDDDGYFDNTEIIGDFNILQQAANHALANFAGKRVTKVFTAAVDGIPLATMVANALSVNLVIAKRSKEVGVKEFLEETFALKDSGVTITLYVPKDAIKKRDSVLIVDDMIKTGETQAALVNLVRKAKAEVSGVFSLIAVGDEWRKKLKLPEDCPVEVVTYIKQL; this is encoded by the coding sequence ATGAGTACACATGCAGAAGAGTTGAAACTGCGTTTAATGACTATTGAGCTCCTTCGAACAGCCAAATATAAAAGGAACATTACATACCGCGAGTTGTCCGCCAAAACAGGCTTACCTGTAACAGTTCTAAGCAGATATGCAAAAGGTCACGTTTTGCCGAACACCGCTCGTGCTAAACAGCTCTGGAAGGTTTTGTCAAAGTTTGTTGGTTTAGAGAACGAGATTAGAAGTCGCATAAAGTTTGACGATGATGGTTATTTTGATAATACCGAGATCATCGGAGATTTTAACATTCTCCAGCAGGCAGCTAACCATGCGCTTGCAAATTTTGCTGGAAAACGCGTGACTAAGGTGTTTACAGCAGCTGTAGACGGCATTCCGCTGGCAACCATGGTGGCAAACGCTTTAAGCGTAAACCTCGTCATAGCCAAGAGAAGCAAAGAAGTAGGTGTGAAAGAGTTTCTTGAGGAAACCTTTGCGCTTAAGGATTCAGGTGTTACAATCACACTTTATGTTCCAAAGGACGCCATCAAAAAACGGGACAGCGTCCTAATAGTCGACGACATGATCAAGACTGGTGAAACCCAAGCAGCCCTTGTAAACCTTGTGCGCAAAGCCAAAGCTGAAGTTTCAGGGGTTTTCTCTCTTATAGCGGTTGGAGACGAATGGAGAAAAAAACTGAAACTGCCAGAGGACTGTCCGGTGGAGGTTGTAACTTACATTAAGCAACTTTAG